A window from Negativicoccus succinicivorans encodes these proteins:
- a CDS encoding relaxase/mobilization nuclease domain-containing protein encodes MAAISAGKGSGSASGSIKYVQYEKDSTRPRVLFSEGIECSPYYQDAIEDFAYIRDIHHKSGGREAHHMVLAYSPEEEKRFTKKELFDKAIEVAKGTFPNHQIWLGMHNDTDHLHVHMIVNSVNLETGKKLQIAGRKGMHEIMNKVQNICHSLELDNTLEVGKRSQKEGQVITHNIVEYKLIEQGKSWKADIAKRVYESLNAADSKMDFILNCNEKGVLCKWDDNRKHVTFCDMDNPSRKVRSANLAKTFTLKQLESKESMEKAFKANKDKHVEQSNNEDLVLDRSKSLEKQTIKILKRNRSIELGR; translated from the coding sequence ATGGCAGCTATTAGCGCAGGCAAAGGATCCGGTAGCGCAAGCGGATCTATAAAGTATGTTCAATATGAAAAAGATAGCACCCGGCCGCGCGTCTTATTTTCTGAAGGTATAGAATGCAGCCCGTACTATCAAGATGCCATTGAAGACTTTGCCTATATCCGTGATATCCATCATAAATCCGGAGGCCGTGAAGCGCATCACATGGTATTGGCATATTCTCCGGAAGAAGAAAAACGTTTTACCAAAAAAGAGTTATTTGATAAGGCCATTGAGGTCGCAAAAGGAACCTTCCCTAATCATCAAATTTGGTTGGGAATGCACAATGATACGGATCATCTGCACGTACACATGATTGTAAATTCAGTTAATTTAGAAACAGGCAAAAAGCTCCAAATAGCCGGGCGTAAAGGGATGCATGAAATCATGAACAAAGTGCAAAATATATGCCACAGTTTAGAGCTTGATAATACGTTGGAAGTAGGAAAACGCAGTCAAAAGGAAGGTCAGGTGATTACACACAATATCGTAGAGTACAAATTAATCGAGCAAGGTAAATCTTGGAAAGCTGACATAGCGAAACGTGTATATGAATCTTTAAATGCAGCTGACAGTAAAATGGATTTTATTTTGAACTGCAACGAAAAAGGAGTGTTGTGCAAATGGGATGATAATCGTAAACATGTCACTTTTTGTGATATGGATAATCCATCGCGCAAAGTGCGAAGTGCAAATCTAGCGAAGACCTTTACATTAAAGCAATTAGAATCGAAAGAATCTATGGAAAAAGCATTTAAAGCAAACAAAGATAAACATGTTGAGCAGTCAAACAATGAAGATTTAGTACTTGATCGTTCTAAATCTTTAGAAAAGCAAACTATAAAAATTTTGAAAAGAAATCGCTCTATAGAGCTTGGGAGGTAA
- a CDS encoding site-specific integrase, whose amino-acid sequence MARGNGEGSIRYLAASDRYQYRISYKDKDGNTRRKAFYASKAADARKKGREWLSFYESSNKSADINPMLDDWIRIWLDVYMKNSVRPSTLEKYACCLDPVSKAFKGIRLNKLNPTALQQFFQQQLFSGGRKKQGLAPVTVRNQRRYLTSCIDMAIKLGLTNSNPAKLTMPPKVEKKEIHPLSELEVQRLLDVAKDQVEKAKASANIGDWMGAADLYIGVMIAVYTGMRLGEIMALKWGDFNVHTSFLSVQRSKSDVKGQSITSPKTGYGRKIQIGANLVHALKQHKKMQLSYRENVGNLYENCDWIIGGLFGRGYNKRHYSSRKFQKLLKDAKIMRHIRFHDLRHTHATLLLLAGINPKIVQERLGHASIDMTLDTYSHLTLANQGVAVTALDSIIAPNDT is encoded by the coding sequence ATGGCACGCGGTAATGGCGAAGGCTCCATTCGTTATTTAGCTGCTAGCGATCGTTACCAGTACCGAATTTCTTACAAAGATAAAGACGGAAACACTCGCAGAAAAGCTTTCTATGCTTCGAAAGCTGCCGATGCGCGAAAAAAAGGTCGTGAATGGCTAAGTTTTTACGAAAGCTCAAATAAAAGTGCCGATATCAATCCCATGCTGGATGATTGGATCCGAATATGGTTGGATGTTTACATGAAAAACTCAGTAAGGCCTTCCACTCTGGAAAAATATGCATGTTGTTTAGATCCGGTTAGCAAAGCGTTTAAAGGAATCCGCCTTAACAAACTAAATCCCACTGCACTACAACAGTTTTTCCAGCAACAATTATTTAGCGGTGGTCGCAAAAAACAAGGTTTAGCACCTGTAACAGTGCGTAATCAAAGACGCTATTTGACATCTTGTATTGACATGGCGATAAAATTAGGACTTACTAACTCAAATCCTGCAAAGCTTACTATGCCTCCAAAGGTAGAAAAGAAAGAAATCCATCCCCTATCAGAGTTGGAAGTCCAAAGGCTTTTGGATGTCGCGAAAGACCAAGTAGAGAAGGCTAAAGCTTCTGCTAACATAGGAGATTGGATGGGTGCCGCCGATCTCTACATAGGCGTTATGATTGCTGTTTATACAGGAATGCGTCTTGGTGAAATCATGGCATTGAAATGGGGTGATTTTAATGTTCACACATCCTTTCTATCTGTGCAAAGATCTAAATCAGATGTAAAGGGTCAATCCATAACAAGCCCTAAAACAGGATACGGACGAAAAATACAAATCGGAGCTAACTTAGTTCATGCATTAAAGCAGCACAAAAAAATGCAACTCTCATACAGAGAAAATGTAGGAAATCTTTATGAGAATTGTGATTGGATCATAGGCGGTCTATTTGGACGCGGCTATAACAAAAGGCACTACAGTTCAAGGAAATTCCAAAAACTTTTAAAAGATGCCAAAATCATGCGTCATATTCGCTTTCATGACTTACGGCATACTCATGCAACACTACTATTATTAGCCGGAATAAACCCCAAAATCGTTCAAGAAAGGTTAGGTCATGCCAGCATTGACATGACCTTAGACACCTATTCACATTTAACGCTGGCCAATCAAGGTGTTGCCGTAACTGCGCTTGATTCGATTATCGCTCCAAACGATACTTGA
- the rplQ gene encoding 50S ribosomal protein L17: protein MAYSKLGRNTAARKALLRNMVTSLLQHERIETTETKAKELRRVADQMITLGKRGDLHARRQALAFIMDEGIVSKLFGEIAEKYADREGGYTRVLKIGPRKGDAAPMAIIELV, encoded by the coding sequence ATGGCCTACAGCAAGTTGGGACGCAATACCGCAGCACGTAAAGCGTTGTTGCGCAACATGGTGACCTCCCTGCTCCAGCATGAACGCATTGAAACGACGGAAACGAAAGCAAAAGAACTGCGGCGCGTAGCGGATCAGATGATTACGCTCGGTAAACGTGGTGATTTACATGCCCGTCGTCAAGCTTTGGCTTTCATCATGGATGAAGGGATTGTATCCAAACTGTTCGGCGAAATTGCTGAAAAGTACGCTGACCGTGAAGGCGGTTACACACGCGTGCTGAAAATCGGCCCCCGCAAAGGGGACGCCGCTCCGATGGCAATCATCGAGTTGGTATAA
- a CDS encoding DNA-directed RNA polymerase subunit alpha, whose product MIEEKNFDIETVELSADERYGKFVCEPLDRGYGITLGNSLRRVLLSSLDGVAITSIKIDGVLHEFSTIPGVREDVTDIILNLKKVCFKAHSEAEFPLEVRVDIEKEGQFTAGDIAVPSELEILNSDLHIATLDNDAHVVMTLTIDRGHGYVPATKNKSEDDAIGVIPIDSIFSPILRANYKVEDTRVGNELDYDKMTLELTTDGSIGAKDAVAKAATILVMYLRHFQNIATDRDLIAVSTNFDNEEETATEPEIDFESIRIEELELSVRAFNCLKRANINTLADLLKKTEDDLTKVRNLGKKSIEEIKERLTEYDGHGLTLKQKDE is encoded by the coding sequence ATGATAGAAGAGAAGAATTTTGACATCGAAACAGTCGAACTGTCGGCTGACGAACGGTACGGTAAATTTGTTTGTGAACCGCTGGATCGCGGCTACGGCATTACCTTGGGTAACAGCTTGCGGCGCGTTTTGCTGTCCTCATTGGATGGCGTCGCCATTACCTCCATTAAAATCGATGGCGTATTGCACGAATTCTCCACCATCCCCGGTGTCCGGGAAGACGTGACCGATATCATCCTGAACCTCAAAAAAGTGTGCTTCAAAGCACACAGCGAAGCGGAATTTCCGTTAGAAGTCCGGGTCGATATAGAAAAAGAAGGCCAATTCACGGCCGGCGATATTGCCGTTCCGTCGGAATTGGAAATCTTGAACAGCGATCTGCACATTGCCACACTGGACAACGATGCCCATGTGGTAATGACACTTACCATTGATCGCGGTCACGGCTATGTGCCGGCGACGAAGAACAAGAGCGAAGATGATGCGATCGGCGTCATCCCGATCGATTCGATTTTCTCGCCGATTTTGCGGGCGAACTACAAAGTAGAAGATACCCGCGTCGGCAACGAACTCGACTACGATAAAATGACATTGGAACTGACCACCGACGGCTCAATCGGAGCCAAGGACGCCGTAGCGAAAGCAGCGACCATCCTGGTCATGTACCTGCGTCATTTCCAAAACATCGCGACCGACCGCGACCTCATCGCTGTCAGCACGAACTTCGACAACGAAGAGGAAACGGCGACGGAACCGGAAATTGATTTCGAATCGATCCGTATTGAAGAATTGGAACTTTCCGTTCGGGCCTTCAACTGCCTGAAACGCGCCAATATCAATACGCTTGCGGACTTGCTCAAAAAGACCGAAGATGACTTAACGAAAGTACGCAACTTGGGCAAAAAATCGATTGAAGAAATCAAAGAACGCCTGACCGAATATGACGGTCACGGTTTGACCTTGAAACAAAAGGACGAATAG
- the rpsK gene encoding 30S ribosomal protein S11, whose protein sequence is MAKVRTKRKEKKHVESGAAHIRSTFNNTIVTITDTNGNTLSWASAGGLGFRGSRKSTPFAAQMAAEQAAKAAMEQGLREVEVYVKGPGSGREAAIRALQAAGLDVNMIKDVTPIPHNGCRPPKRRRV, encoded by the coding sequence TTGGCTAAAGTAAGAACCAAACGTAAAGAAAAGAAACACGTAGAGTCGGGGGCTGCACACATCCGCTCGACCTTCAACAACACGATCGTAACGATTACCGATACGAACGGCAACACCCTTTCCTGGGCTTCTGCCGGCGGATTAGGTTTCCGCGGATCTCGTAAAAGCACTCCCTTTGCTGCGCAAATGGCCGCTGAACAGGCAGCCAAAGCAGCGATGGAGCAGGGCTTGCGGGAAGTAGAAGTATATGTAAAGGGTCCGGGATCCGGCCGTGAAGCCGCGATCCGTGCGCTGCAAGCAGCGGGCCTTGATGTCAACATGATTAAGGACGTAACACCGATTCCCCATAACGGTTGCCGCCCCCCGAAACGCAGACGTGTCTAA
- the rpsM gene encoding 30S ribosomal protein S13 yields the protein MARIAGVDLPRDKRVEIGLTYIYGIGLTLSKQVLEKAGVNPDTRVRDLTEDEVAKLREALDEYKVEGDLRREESLNIKRLVEINSYRGRRHRAGLPVNGQRTKTNARTRKGPKKTIAGKKQ from the coding sequence ATGGCACGTATAGCCGGTGTAGACTTACCCCGTGATAAGCGCGTTGAGATTGGCTTAACCTATATTTATGGTATCGGCCTCACTCTTTCCAAACAGGTATTGGAAAAAGCCGGTGTAAATCCGGATACGCGGGTACGCGACCTCACGGAAGATGAAGTTGCGAAACTGCGTGAAGCTTTGGACGAATATAAAGTAGAAGGCGATCTGCGTCGTGAAGAATCGCTTAATATTAAACGCTTAGTGGAAATCAATTCGTATCGTGGCCGCCGTCACCGTGCAGGTTTGCCGGTCAACGGACAACGCACGAAAACGAATGCCCGTACACGCAAAGGTCCGAAGAAGACCATTGCCGGTAAAAAGCAATAA
- the rpmJ gene encoding 50S ribosomal protein L36: MKVRPSVKKVCDKCKIIKRKGRVMVICDNPKHKQRQG, encoded by the coding sequence ATGAAAGTCAGACCGTCCGTAAAAAAGGTTTGCGATAAATGCAAAATTATTAAACGCAAAGGCCGTGTCATGGTCATTTGCGATAACCCGAAACATAAACAACGTCAAGGATAA
- the infA gene encoding translation initiation factor IF-1, producing the protein MSKEDVIEVEGKVIEALPGAMFKVKLENSHIVLAHVSGKMRMNFIRILPGDRVTLELTPYDLNRGRITYRFK; encoded by the coding sequence ATGAGCAAGGAAGATGTCATTGAAGTAGAGGGTAAAGTCATTGAAGCGTTACCGGGCGCCATGTTTAAAGTAAAGCTTGAAAACAGTCACATTGTTTTGGCGCATGTATCCGGTAAAATGCGGATGAATTTTATCCGTATCCTTCCCGGCGACCGAGTCACTTTGGAATTGACTCCGTACGACTTAAACCGGGGCCGGATTACCTATCGCTTCAAGTAA
- the map gene encoding type I methionyl aminopeptidase — protein MIILRSAREIERIAAAGKIAARTLQLLADKAVPGISTWELDQIAEEYIVQQGAVPECKGYYGFPGSVCISVNEGVVHGIPSKRVILKEGDIVSLDLVVTKDGFMGDTAMTVPVGEINPEKRQLLDVTQGALAAGIAAAVVGNHVGDIGHAVSAFVKPYHYGVVKEYVGHGIGTEMHAEPEVPNYGTPHTGDRLEAGMILCIEPMINLGTAQVRTLKDGWTVVTKDRKPSAHFEHTIAITNDGPRILTERS, from the coding sequence ATGATTATTCTGCGATCCGCCCGTGAGATCGAGCGCATTGCCGCTGCCGGCAAAATTGCCGCGCGGACATTGCAGCTGCTCGCCGATAAGGCGGTTCCCGGTATTTCCACTTGGGAACTGGATCAAATAGCGGAAGAATACATTGTTCAGCAAGGAGCCGTTCCTGAATGCAAAGGGTATTACGGATTTCCGGGATCAGTTTGTATTTCGGTGAATGAAGGCGTAGTGCATGGTATTCCTTCGAAGCGAGTGATCCTCAAAGAAGGAGATATCGTCAGTCTGGATTTGGTTGTCACCAAAGACGGATTTATGGGCGATACTGCTATGACAGTGCCGGTCGGCGAGATCAATCCGGAAAAGCGACAACTTTTGGATGTCACGCAAGGGGCGCTCGCAGCAGGCATCGCGGCCGCCGTGGTTGGTAACCATGTCGGTGATATCGGTCACGCGGTATCCGCGTTTGTCAAACCGTACCATTACGGCGTGGTTAAAGAATACGTCGGACATGGTATCGGCACCGAAATGCATGCGGAACCGGAAGTACCGAATTACGGCACTCCGCACACCGGCGATCGGCTGGAGGCGGGGATGATTCTTTGTATCGAGCCGATGATCAATCTCGGCACCGCGCAGGTGCGCACTTTAAAAGATGGCTGGACTGTCGTGACCAAGGATCGCAAACCGTCCGCTCACTTTGAGCATACGATCGCGATTACGAATGACGGCCCACGCATCTTGACGGAGCGCTCATGA
- a CDS encoding adenylate kinase: protein MYILLMGPPGAGKGTQAERLIEKYGIPQISTGDMFRAAVKNGTPLGLEAKKHMDNGTLVPDEVTIGIVRERLAQPDARGGFILDGFPRTTAQAVALDAILRELNITLDGIINIAVPNEELVRRTSGRLICRKCGATYHKAFNPPKKAGVCDKDAGELYQRDDDQEAVVKERLAVYGQQTKPLIDYYKNNGHYVEIDGLQDMEDVFNDIVTALEKKD, encoded by the coding sequence ATGTACATTTTGTTAATGGGACCGCCCGGCGCCGGTAAAGGTACGCAAGCGGAACGACTCATCGAAAAGTATGGGATTCCTCAAATTTCGACGGGAGACATGTTCCGCGCGGCCGTAAAAAACGGTACGCCGCTCGGTTTGGAAGCAAAAAAACATATGGATAACGGTACGCTGGTACCCGATGAAGTGACGATCGGCATTGTTCGCGAGCGCTTGGCGCAACCGGATGCGCGTGGCGGCTTCATCTTGGACGGTTTCCCGCGTACGACGGCGCAGGCGGTAGCGCTGGATGCGATTTTGCGTGAACTCAATATCACGCTGGACGGCATTATTAACATTGCGGTTCCGAATGAAGAATTGGTCCGCCGTACCAGTGGCCGGTTGATCTGCCGCAAGTGCGGTGCGACGTATCATAAAGCGTTTAATCCGCCGAAAAAAGCCGGTGTCTGTGATAAAGACGCCGGTGAGCTGTACCAACGTGACGATGATCAGGAAGCTGTCGTCAAAGAACGTTTAGCCGTCTACGGACAGCAGACCAAGCCTTTGATCGATTACTACAAAAACAACGGACATTATGTAGAAATTGACGGGCTGCAAGATATGGAAGACGTCTTCAACGACATCGTTACCGCCTTGGAAAAGAAGGACTGA